In Nocardia sp. XZ_19_385, the sequence TCGGTGGTGGCAGGCGAACTCACGCTGCAACAGCTGGCCGCCACGGTCGCGGGCGCGGCGCTGGTGATCTGCGGAGATACCGGCGTCGGCCACTTGGCCACCGCCTTCGGCACCCCCTCGGTGCTGATCTTTGGTCCCCTCTCCCCCGCCCAGTCCGGTCCGCCCGCCGGGCGCGCGGCGCATATCGCGCTGTGGGCCGGGCAGACTGGCGATCCTTACGCCGCCGAACCAGATCCGGGCTTGCTCCTGGTCAGTGCCATGGAAGTGATCGATGCCGCCGAGCGCCAACTGAATATCGCGCGCCAGTTGCCGACAATGGAAAACAACGTCATCCAGTGAGCCCGAAGTCTTAAATAAAAAAAGCCCGCCCGGCGGATTCGCCGGGCGGGCTTTTTTCGATGATCGACGTAATGATCAAGGACTAGTCCTGCTGGTGTGCGCGCTGACGCTTTTCGTCGACGCCTGCTTCCGCACGTGCTTTCTCGGCGGCTGCTTCCTTCTTGGCGGCTTCGCGCTGGGATTCGGCCTTGTCCTGCTGGGCGCGGCCTTCTTCGCGGACATCGTCACGTCCGAAAACGGTTCCGGCGGCCTCTTTGGCCTTACCCTTCACGCCCTCGACGGTGCCTTCGAAGCCTTCCTGGGGACCGCTCTTACGCTCGGTCACGATATATCTACCTCCGAAATTCGGTTATCAGGTGGACACTTGCCGTCTACCCGCCGTAACCGGGCTCAATCAGCCGCGGCGAGATTTCCGGACAGGTTTCGGTACCACCCGATCGGCTATCTCCCGCCTATGACGTCACTATGGACGAAAGACGCCGAGGTGCCGGCCCGGCTGCGGCTCACTCCGGGACTCCGGTTCGACACCGTCGTGATCGGGGGCGGGATCACCGGCCTGGTGACCGCGCTGCTGCTGGCCGAAAACGGCGTCCAAGTGGCGGTCCTCGAGGCCCGCCGGGTCGGTGCCGCGGCCAGTGGGCTGAATACCGGGAAGGTCAGTCTGCTGCAGGGGACGCGGGCGCAGAAGATCGCCCGGATGCACTCGATCAGCACCCTGACTCGCTACGTCGAGGCCAATCGCGACGCCCAGCAGTGGCTGGTGCGGTTCTGCGAGGAACACAACGTCGACCACCAGCGCGAGCCCGCGCTCACCTACGCGCAGACCGCCGGGGAAATGAAGCAGGTGCGTGCCGAGTACGAGGCGACCCAGCGGGCAGGCCTGCCCACCGAGCTGGTGGGCGATCTCGAGGTGCCGTTCCCGGTGCATGGCGCGGTCCGGCTCGACGATCAGGTACAGGTCGACCCGATGGCGCTGATCGCCGCGCTGGCCGCGCAGGTGGAGGCCTACACCGCGCCGATCTACGAATCCACCCGCGCCCACGGTGTGCGCAGCGGACCCGACGGTGACCTGATCATCGACACCGAGCACGGCGACCTCGCCGCCCACTCGGTGGTGCTGGCCACGGCCATGCCGATCCTCGACCGCGGCGGCTTCTTCGCCCGGCTCGAGGCGGAACGCTCCTATCTGACCGCTTACCGTGTGCCGCAACCGATTCCGCGCGAGATGTTCATCAGCGCCGGCCAGCCCACGAAATCGCTGCGCTACGCGCCGACCCCCGACGGTAACGTACTCGTCGTCGGCGGCAACGCGCACGGCGTCGGGCGGACGGATTCGGCGAAAACCCATGTCGAGGCCCTGGTCGACTGGACCAAGCGGTGGTTCCCCGGCGCGGAACCGCTCTACAGCTGGTCAGCCCAGGACCACCATCCGATCGGCGAACTCCCCTACGCGGGGCCGCTGCTGCCGGGCCAGGATCGGATCACCGTGGCCACCGGCTTCGCCAAGTGGGGCCTGACCAACGGCACCGCGGCCGCGCTGGCGCTGGCCGGGCGGCGCACCGGCAAGCCACCGGCCTGGTCCGGAGTGTTCGAAACCTGGCGGCCCGCGGAATTGAAGGGCTGGTTCTCGGCGCTGAAAGCCAATGCCGGAGTGGCGCAACAGATGGGCAGCGGCTGGTTGCTGCGGCTGTCCGGCGGGCCCGGCACCGCGCCCGAAGAGGGCTGCGGGAAGGTCGAACGGCATGGCCTGAGCCCGTCCGCGGTCTGCACCGTCGACGGCACCACCACCGAGGTCTCCGCGGTGTGCCCGCATCTGGGCGGCATCGTGCGCTGGAACGACGTGGAGATGTCCTGGGATTGCCCGTTGCACGGGTCGCGCTTCGCACCCGATGGCACGGTCCTGGAAGGCCCTGCGACCAAGGGCCTTTCGCCGCGGGTGGTGCCGCGGCCGATGCACTGACTCGCGGGTCGCCTGATGCGGGAAGACAGAATTGCTGTAATTGCCTCAGGAACGCCCGCCCAGTTGTAACGTGTTCTAGATCTGCCGCCCAGGAGGGGTTGCCCAGTGGTGCGGCGGATCTGCGACACGTGACTCTGGGAGGGGCTCTGTGGCTCGACTGTCGATGCTGACTGCCGCTGTGGCACTGGCTGTTTCGTTCACGGCGCTGCCACCCGGCTCGGCCGGTGCGGCGGTGTACAACTGGCCCGAGATCGAGCAGAACGCGGTGCCGCGGGCGGAGTGCGGGCCCGGTTCGCTGCCGGAAACCGGTGTGCAGGGCGATGTTCCGGCCGAGGATCGGCTCAATGGGCGCAGCACCGCCGGATATCGCTGCAACACCTCGTTCGTGGGTGGATTGCAGCAGCAGGGCGGCGGGACGCTGTCGGCGGTCTATGACCACTGCTCCTACACCGGTACCTTCTTTCCCGGGAACCTGCTGAACAGCGCCGCGCCGGGCGTGCACGTCATCGATGCGTCCGACCCGGCGAACCCGGTGCAGACCGCCAGCCTCGACGAACCCGCCATGCTCGGCGGGACGTGGGAGAGCCTCAAGGTCAACCACGCGCGAAAACTGCTGGCCGCCACCGCCGTTCCCATCACGACCGGCACCGCCTACTTCTCCATCTACGACATCTCCGA encodes:
- a CDS encoding CsbD family protein, producing MTERKSGPQEGFEGTVEGVKGKAKEAAGTVFGRDDVREEGRAQQDKAESQREAAKKEAAAEKARAEAGVDEKRQRAHQQD
- a CDS encoding FAD-dependent oxidoreductase; amino-acid sequence: MTSLWTKDAEVPARLRLTPGLRFDTVVIGGGITGLVTALLLAENGVQVAVLEARRVGAAASGLNTGKVSLLQGTRAQKIARMHSISTLTRYVEANRDAQQWLVRFCEEHNVDHQREPALTYAQTAGEMKQVRAEYEATQRAGLPTELVGDLEVPFPVHGAVRLDDQVQVDPMALIAALAAQVEAYTAPIYESTRAHGVRSGPDGDLIIDTEHGDLAAHSVVLATAMPILDRGGFFARLEAERSYLTAYRVPQPIPREMFISAGQPTKSLRYAPTPDGNVLVVGGNAHGVGRTDSAKTHVEALVDWTKRWFPGAEPLYSWSAQDHHPIGELPYAGPLLPGQDRITVATGFAKWGLTNGTAAALALAGRRTGKPPAWSGVFETWRPAELKGWFSALKANAGVAQQMGSGWLLRLSGGPGTAPEEGCGKVERHGLSPSAVCTVDGTTTEVSAVCPHLGGIVRWNDVEMSWDCPLHGSRFAPDGTVLEGPATKGLSPRVVPRPMH